NNNNNNNNNNNNNNNNNNNNNNNNNNNNNNNNNATTGTCCCACGTTATGTATGATACGAAATAGGGTCAAAATTACCCTCGAACTATTCGAAATatctcatatataccctttatttaTGTTTGGGATCAAAACTACCCTTGTTGTCTATCTTTTGGACcacaaatacccttaaaatGTTATATTTGCCATATGTGCCGACATGACAGTCCACCTAGGCAATCCAACGTGACAAAAATCCTTTCCTCTCAATTATGTTGTTCTTCCTTGTTCATCtctatcacaattttttttttaaataataatttcaaaaatagttttttcgTTGTTCTTGTTTGAGTTATTGTTCGGActttaaaattctaattttgaagtGCGCTGAAGTACGTTTGAGATAATAGTTGTGTGTTGAATGATCGAGTTCTGTTGGTTAtgaagggtgattagggcgttatgcggaagcttacaattgcaaataatatgattgataaattagacgacacataaaactatactaaaagacataatattattatatgataggACCAATTGACCcacataattaaaaactaataaaaacataaaaactgtagagagaaaatctccccataaacaaaactctctaaatgtctacattgtggatactattgtgttatgctatgagaatagggatcttcaatttatagatctccaaacatttcctctaaggaaagaataaaccaaatatggaagaaaattatattttcctttcagaaaaagttcaagcaCTTATGataatactttgacttttctttaaggaaaaaaataaacttcaaataaggtaagaaaatcagggcaaaaccgtAACAAGTTCATTGTTTGTGTTTTGATGTCATCGAATCTAAGGCTGAAGATTTAATTCTCAAGGTTGAAAGATGTTGAAAAATTGTTGAAGTCATTCTTTTTGTGTTGAAACTCAAAAATAGCTACTCATTTGAAAGTTTGTTGGTGAGAAATTTCTatcctttgttgggtttttaaagtgcaaaaatttgaagaatttaACTGAATGTTACTAAAAATTGCTTGGATATTGTGATTGAAGCTGGAAATTGACGTTTAACAACTGATTTTTTGGTTTGAAGATTTGAATTGaaatcccaaaaaaatatatgaaagggTTATTAAAAGCttgaaaaatctaaaaattgattttgtgaaTCTATGACTCCAAATCCCAAACAATGAACTCGATCCATCAACACGCAATTACAACCTCAAACAAACTTCAACATACTTTGAATTGGAGTTCCAAACCCGAACAACAACTCAAACAAGAACAATGAAttgtactccctctgtcccaatttatgtgacttactttcctttttagtcagtttaaaaaagaatgacacatttctatataaagtaacaatttaactataaaatgtctactTTACCCTTAGGGATGAACAAAGAAGAACAACATTATTGAGAGGAAGGTATTTTTGTCATGTTGGACTGCTTGGGTGGACTGTCATGTCAGCTCTAATGGCAAAGATAACGTTTTAAGGGTATTTGTGGTTCAAAACATAGACGGCAAAGATAATTTTGATCACAAACATAAGTAAATGTTATATATGAGCTATTTCAAATAGTACGAGAgtaattttgatccttttccaCTTATAAAAAGGGTATAACCATACATAATATGCTTTTGGTGGTACACGTGTATTCTGCTTATGGTCTTTGTTagtttgtttgtcttatttttgcCCACCAATTGTACGGACTGTTCTACTGACCTCACAGGCAATAATTTAATGAGATTGAGATATCATGCAAAGTAGTTGTGACTTGTGGACACAAGTGAAAGGAAAGGGATTGTAGAGttaatataatatcaaattatcaATATTGGAGTGCCATAGAATTAAGCATTTAAACAAATATGGGAGAAATAGAAGTTAAGCACATGAAAGTTCCTTCTGTCCAGGAACTAGCCAAGAAGAAAAGTCGTGACGATTCCATCGCGATACGTACGTGATGATCAAGGCCATTCAATTGCAACATCAAATTATAAGCAAGTTCCAGTAATTGATATGCAACGATTGATCAACTCTAATGATCATGACTTTATGAATCTTGAACTTAACAAGTTACATTTTGCAGCTAAAGATTAGGGTTTCTTTCAGgtacatattttattattaatgagTTTATTGCTTAAAAGTTCGTCAActcaataaatcaataatataataGCAAAGATCAAGTGACTTTTCTGATACAAAACAGAAAATAATGTCTTTTATCAATTAAGAGTGCTTAAGtttaaactttttaaataaaattatcatatacGTTAATATGATATCAGTTTTCAAGATTGTTTGGTTCAAAACGGTAAAACCCATTGGCCTTGAAGTAGTCCAAATAGGGGTCGGACCAAAACGGACCATATATAGGTTGTATATGcatattatttatattgtccTAATTTGTatgatgcaatttttttttcagttaattttaaaaaaagaaataagtgtcaaaaaaacacatctaaacttttttttttttttaaattaagaatgtgagtttcatacataagttatcacttattagtttgagaaacacatctctctttcttttattaCACTCTTATCATGGTGTGTACTACAtcctctcttttattttcaaaaatcatgTACAAAATATTCTAtcttaacaaaaattaaataaattatacatattagttaaaataatGGACAAAATTACATTCCAtcttaacaaaaaattaaataaattattagtattagttaaagttaaaaataaaagtattacTGTTTACATCCCTACTCTATTCGAATAGGGCGAAACGTCGCggtgactcaaaaaataatcaattgattcaattttaaaagaattttaagaaaataagaattttaaaggagtcgccacctaattttaggaaaaactaggaaaccaattaaaTGATCTACGAAACCAAGAGATTCTAAGTAAGAGATTCAAGTTATTTCGAAGGGAAGGggttaggcatccttcgaaatccacaaatgtgggtcccgattgaattcttttttttcaaattgaggaggagaataaaataatgtacaaatataataaacatgcaatatacatAAGTAATgtgataaaacaataatataggAATCGGCCTAAATTTGCCtatcgtcaataatatacaatataaataagaatataattCAAACCTAATTCGAATAGCTTCAATAGGAAGCATCTCCGGATACCTGTAAAGAcgcttagtaaaagtgttagtactaaataaataaaaataaaaataaataaattaataataacttaaaaataaaaacccgtcttattaacatgggagGCCTCAAAAATCGACGGTAATTTCTTACATCGGCCATTTTaacttacaaaaaatataaacttaaactaaatttccgtcttttatAATGGGAAGGCCTCCAAAATCGACGGAGaaattttttcattggccaattttatcaatcaaagaaatataaacttaactaaatttccgtcttttaaaatggggaggcctccaaaaccgacggagagattttctcattggccaattttatcaatcaaagaaatataaacttaactaaatttccgtcttttaaaatgggGAGGCCTCCGAAAccgacggagagattttttctcattggccaattttaacatataaaatatataataaattagaGATATAGTAAAGATAACAAAACAATATTACAAGGCAATAGACAGTGGCAAACTATAACAAATAATGATGAATATATTCttagaaaaaaatcaaagtaaatACATGATCAATCTAACCGTAGAAAAACAACATGAAACAAATGCAAAGATAAAACACTaaatcaatttcaaaacataaatACCAATAACACTACTAAATAAAGAGCAAGAAAGacaagagaaaataattaaaatcataGAAAATTGAAACGAAGCAAATCagtacaacacatattcatgaGAAAAtcataagtaataataaaaatgaaatacacATTAAaagtaacaataataacaatgaaTGATAAACAGGGAACGATTTATATATAATACTCACTAAAATATATccaaacaaataaagaaaaacacaaaaaattcaaataaacaataaccCCAAATGGAATAgcttagaaaaaataatttaaaacaactAACACATATCAATTGTATTCGcttaaagaaacaaaacaataaaataatgccttaatgaagaaagaaaacaaaccGAGCTTCGAAGCTTTACTCTTTTCCGGTGAAATCGGATATGTAAAATTTTTGGTTAAACATGATTGTTCCTTTGTATTCCTCGCCAGAATAGTAAGGTTAAGAGACAGAGGATTGATGTTGGAGGTCAGGTGGTTGTTTAGTGAGTCTGGTGGCGAGCAAATCTGGTATTCCATCGAGGTTGCGCCGGAGTTTACCGACTTTGAGTCAAACACCTATGAAACAGAAGAAAACGTAAAGGGGAAAGGGAAGGGGATGGGCGTTGGTGTTGTTGTGGAGAGAACATGAGTCTGGTAAGGTTCACGAGCTCGAAGCTCGCTGACTCGATGTGAGGTCTGGTTTCGCGGGACAAATAGTGAAAAAGAGGATAAAATGGGGGTTTCGCCGGAGCGGTTGTTTACGAGCTTTGGAGTTCGCCGGCCTTAGGGTTTCCACCGGAAACAATGAGGAAAATAAAGGGGGTTTTGGTGATGATTTGAGGTCTGTTTGGTGCTGCTGGTTGGATGGTTGTCTCGGAGGAAGGAGATTGAGGGAATGGGGGTTGAGTTGTGTGGAGATCTAGTGGCTGCTATGGTGTTTTCCGGTGGTGGGCGGTTGCGGCCGAAATATTAATGGCTAGTGGAACCTTTCGTGgataaaaatctgaaaatttgaaatCCTAAAAATATCCACCCCCACTTGATCTAATAGACAAACTATTCTTTATATAGGAAGTTGAAAACTACaatatcattattttaaaatggtggGTTAAAATTATCGGTCAATAAAATATCTATgtatgaaatattatttatatcagAATGCATTTTTGGAttatgcaaaatatcaaaatgaatattaacaaatgtaacaaataaaaatgaatattaaaaaaaaaaaatatatatatatatatatatataatgaacgtaactaatgacatgtaaGAATGCAATTTTAAGATTAactgataaaagaaaaatcctaaattttgataaataaggatagttatcgataaacgtatttaaaattataaaaaaaattattttgaactattaaataaataaaacttaaaagttacgaatttttgaaaatgttaggccaaaattaggtgtcaacaattactatccaaaaaaattataaaataaaatgtaaaatatttttcttaccccaaTCCACCACTTCCCTCCCCCTCCCCcaacttttttacttttttttttaaaaaaatcattttataaaagcTTTTTGAAAAATTCTTACTTCATCTCTCCCTACccttgaaataataatatagttattattttattttttaaaagaaaaaataattctacCTCACCCCACCTAACCCTACGCTTTCAATTTTATCCTCATTTTgtgttatatataatattttccttaaagtATATGTACATATCCAACACAAAacgagaaaaatatataaaaaaaaaaaaaatagaaagagagaCTTAGATGGTGTGTggtagaatttatttttaaaaaaaattataaaaataatatcaattttttttggaaggagTTGAGAAGGGGATGAAGtctgaattttaaaaaaatatttttaaaagaaatttaaataattaaaggatGGGGAATTGTCGTGGTTGGGgtaggggtgggggtgggggtgagaaaaatattttaaattttatcttttaaaaaatattttttaaaattatttttggataGTAATACgttaatatttaacttttaattaatattaatgacttattttatttttgtcaagatgaaataatttattcatgTGGCAAAATTTTACCAATAAAACAGAGAGTGTATTACACTTCCAATAGTTTAGTTGTTTAGGTATGAAGCTCAAAAAAATGTGATAGTTTAGATGTATTGTCGacacttatttcttttttaataaaacagaatgacaatttttttttatatatatttagtaacaatataaattcaaaatattaatttcaccCTAGATAATAATTTTAAGTACTTAAATATATGACTTATTTCAGACTACAAACTTAAaaaatcttcatatttttttaaactccaTGCCCAATAAAGGGAGTAATAACAAGTTCAACTACATTTGCAGTTGATTAATCATGGAGTTAATTGTTCAGTAGTGGAGAAGATGAAACATGAAACTAAAAAATTCTTCGATCTGCCattggaagagaagaagaagtttgAACAATCGTCAGGAGATACAGATGGATTTGGATAGCTGTTCGTTGTCTCTGATGAACAAAAGCTTGACTGGGCTGATCTCTTTTACTTGAAGACCTCACCAACATATTTGCGGAAGCCTATATTTTCCAAGCTTTACCTTTCACTTAGGTACGTAATTGTTAACATTGTTCACGCTCTTTTGTACTAAACATTAACTTTATTTTTGGAGTAGATTTTCTCAAATGGAATTTACAGAAGCATAGAGCATAGATTAGTGGTGAGCTCAGAAAAAGAAAGGATTTCGGTAGCAACATTTCAGAGTCCAAGATTGGATGGTATAATAGGTCCATCAAGTAGCCTTGTTACTAGGTGCGGAGTCAGGATTTTTAataaggggttcaaaatttgaaaaaatagacaCATAAAGTAGCCGAAGGAGGTTCGACATCTACAATATATAtctaagaaattattttaaccatgtataaataatataattttctatctAAAAGAGTTCAGATGTACCCCTGAGTGTAAGTTGGCACCACCACAACTTGTTACAGCTCAAAATCCACCAAGATTCAAAAAAATGGGAGTCACTGAATATTATAATGGATTTTTTAACCATGAACTTGTAGGAAAATCATATATGGACACCATGAGAATCACGAGAGAAGATGattcaaaatattaattagtactTGTATTAATGGTACCTATGTAAGTAAATCCTTTGATTATGATCAAATGATTGATATTAACATATGTATAAAGATTTAGGAATCTGAATTTGAATATACATTTGAATTCTTAAGACGTTAGGTAAGATATTGTATTAAGATTGGAATACTAAAAATTAAGACtgtttattttataaaacatttgaatatgtaaaagttttatttatttaaaattaataaataaccCTCAAATAGACTCTAAATTATTAAGTCGACCTCTAATTTTGTGTATAATTagagaatttaaaatatatatacatacacacatacatacTGGTTAGGCATGACATTTTTtattaaacatttatttttgttttctaacTCCTTATTTCCTGTTTTGCCTTAATTTGTAAATTACTCCGTGTATATAGTTTAGTTTGCGTGTAGTTCATTTATACGCAATTTGGGTAGCGACATCTGCATATGAATGGTTATATAACGGTGGTCCTTATAAGTTTCTAGTAACTTATATAATGGTGGTATGATTTTGACTTGTcacataatttaagaaaataaaaaaagactttcgaattttatagttttaaatatgtcatatggaaaattgatattaaaaaattgtacattcttttttaaatagactaaatttaaaaaaaaaaaaaaactaataagacaaacaaattaaaactgTTTCAATTGTCCCACGTTATTGATATATAATAAGGATATAACCATATATAGTATGCTTCTGGTGGTATCTAGATCTGCTTTATGGTCTTTGTTTGTCCTATTTTGCCCACCAATTATTATACCGACAATTTTATTGACCTCACACACAAtaattataatgaaattgagACACCATCGTAAAATAGTTGTGGACCCAAGTGAAAGGAAAGGGATGGTAGAGttaatataatatcaaattattcAATATTGGAACGCCATAGAATTAAGCAGTTAAACAATTATGGGAGAAATAGAAGTTAAGTACATGAAAGTTCCTTCGGTCCAGGAACTGGCCAAGAAGAAACTCGTGACGATTCCATCGCGATACGTACGTGATTATCAAGACCGTTCAATTGCAACATCAAATTATAAGCAAGTTCCAGTAATTGATATGCAACGATTGATCAACTCTAACGATCATGACTCCATGAATCTTGAGCAAAATAAGTTGCACTTTGCAGCTAAAGATTGGGGTTTCTTTCAGgtacatattttattattaacaaGTTTATTGCTTAAAGGTACGTCAACTAAATAGATCAATAATAGAATAGCAAAGATCAAGTGACTCATatgatacaaaacaaaaaattatatcttttttcaattaaaagtGCTTGTGTATGCTTTAGTTTAAtaaactttttaaataaaattatcatatacTTTAATATAATATCAGTTTTCAAGATTGTTTGGTTCAAAAACGGTAAAGCCCTTCGGCCTTGAAGTAGTCCGGGGTCGGGCCAAAGCGGACCATAAATAGGTTGTatgcaaaattaaaaaatcatggacaaaacattttattttgacaaaaattaaagaaattattagtattagttaaaataatggaaaaaattacatttcaccttaacaaaaaattaaataaattattagtattagctaaagttaaaaataaaggtATTAGTatccaaaaaattataataaaatgtaaaatatttttctcactGTCACCCACCCTCCCGCCTCCATCCCcccttttagttttttttttttttttNNNNNNNNcccccccccccccccccccccccttttaagttttttttttaaaaaaaaatccttttatAAAAGTTTTTTGAAGAAATCTTACTCATCTCCCTCTAAtccttcaaataataatttagatataattttatttttttaaaagaaaaaataattctacCTCTCCCCACCTAACCCTACACTTcaaaatttttttcttgttttgtgttatatataatattttcctaaaaatatatgtacatatccAATACAAAACGAGGAAAacgtaaaaaaataaaataaaataggaagagATAGCTAGATGGTGTGtggtataattttatttttttaaaaaataaaaataatatcaatttttttttggaaggagTGGGGGAGGGAGTGAAGtctgaattttttaaaaatattaaagaaatNAAAATAAAGGTATTAGTatccaaaaaattataataaaatgtaaaatatttttctcactGTCACCCACCCTCCCGCCTCCATCCCcccttttagttttttttttttttttaaaaaaaatccttttatAAAAGTTTTTTGAAGAAATCTTACTCATCTCCCCCTAAtccttcaaatattaatttagatataattttatttttttaaaagaaaaaataattctacCTCTCCCCACCTAACCCTAcgcttccaattttttttcttgttttgtgttatagataatattttcctaaaaatatatgtacatatccaacacaaaacaagaaaagcgtaaaaaaaaaaaataggaagagATAGCTAGATGGTGTGTggtagaattattattattttttttaaataaatataatatcaattttttttggaaggagTGGGGGAGGGGTGAAGtctgaattttttaaaaatattttataaaagaaattaaaagaataaaaggatgggggggggggggattgtCGGGCGTGGGGATAGGGGtgagaaaaatattctaaattttatcgtttaaaaaataattattttaaagaaaaaaaaattttttggatagtaatactttaatctttaacttttaattaatattaatgacctatttaatttttgtcaagatgaAATATTTTAGTCATGTGACAAAGTTTTGCAAATGAAAGAGAGTATATTACACTCCCAATAGTTTAGCTATTTAGgcatgaaactcaaaaaaatgtGATAGTTTAAGATGtatttttgacacttatctcgtttaaaaaagaataacaattcttttttatatttagtaacaatttaaattcaaaatattaattttaccGTAGATAATTTTAACTACTTAAACATATTATGACTTGTTTCAGACTACAAACATAACAAAACTTTTCATATGTTCTTAAACTCCATGCACAACTGAGGTAGTAATAACAAGCTCAACTAAATCATGGAGTTGGTTGTTCAGTGGTGGAGAAGATGAAACATGAAACTCAAAAGTTCTTCGATCTGCCAttagaagagaagaagaagtttgAACAACCGTCAGGAGATACAGATGGATTTGGACAGTTGTTTGTTGTCTCTGATGAACAAAAGCTTGACTGGGCTGATCTCTTTTACCTGAAGACCGCACCGACATATTTGCGGAAGCCTATATTTTCCAAGCTTTATCTTTCACTTAGGTACGTTATTAATATTGTTCGCCCTTTTTTGTATGAAacactagaaaataagtaagaaaatcacTTATTAATGCGTATGTAGAGAGACGATTGAAGAGTACACGGATGAAATAAAAACGCTAAGCATGAAAGTATTGGAAATGTTGGGTAAAGCTTTGGGGATTGATGAAAAAGAAGTGAAGAGTCTTTTTGAAGAAGGAATGCAATCAATGAAGATGAATTACTATCCTCTATGTCCACAACCAGACAAAGTGATGGGACTTACTCCTCATTCAGATACAACAGGCCTTACAATACTTCTTCAAGTCAATGAAACTCAAGGTCTTCAAATTAGAAAAGATGGAATTTGGATTCCCATTGAACCAATCCCTAATGCCTTCATAGTCAATGTTGGAGATGCTTTTGAGGTACTTCCTTCATCATCTTctcttaatatttattaagtagtacaatattatttttgcaatcattttaatttatgtggtgATATTTGACTACGACCTTTCGTCACTAGGAGATATCACACCCCAACCTAAGATCCAAGACCTGAGTATTAAAGCATCACAAGTCGGTTCAGACATTAGTTAGTAGTTTAGTGGTATTAGTGTTTTAGTAGTTCATACTTATTTAGGAGTCTACATTAGTTATACATCAGTCGTTCAGTTTGTTTTGGAGTCTTATtatttgctttgtaactttatttaatatctttttGCCTTCATTGATTAAGTATCGTCTTTCAACACATATTCAGTCTTTTTATGGTATTAGAGCTTTATACTGACCTCTACCCAACCTTGACTAGAAATCCAAGACGTGAGCCTCATAATCCTCAACCTCGATCCGAGACTCAAGACACTGAACCTGAGACTCCACCCTAACTCGAGACCTGAGATCCTAACATGACCTGAGACCTGTATTTGACCATGACTCGAGATCTGACCCCGACTCAATATTCGAGCCCTAGCTACCAAGGACGTGGGACCTGACCCGCGACTTGAGCTCGAACCATAAATCTGATCTTGACTCGGGTTTCGAGATATTACTTTGACCCAAAATCCGAAACTCAGTTCAACTTTGACAAAGAACCTGAGACCTGGGTTTTGACCCTGACCTTGACTTGGGACTAGAGTTGTGAGACTTGAATCCTTGCTTGTATTTATCAAACTAAATCTTAAAccgtaaattcaaattaaagtaaatcATAGAATTAAGCTATAAGTAAGCTAATATTGAGCTAAATTGAAGATCACTTTCATAATGAGTTATACTGAATTGGTCTAAAATTAGCCCAATATGAAACTATCTTGTGCCCAATCCTTAAATATTTTGTAGGCcatatttcatatatgacaCCCCTACTTGTAGCCCTGctcttatcttcttctttataatatacttctatttatttatcttcttctttataatatactatttattcttttttattttttttggagcaGATTTTCTCAAATGGAATATACAAAAGTATAGAGCATAGATCAGTGGTGAgctcaaaaaaagaaaggattTCAGTAGCAACATTTCAGAGTCCAAGATTGGATGGTATATTAGGTCCATCAAGTAGCCTTGCTACTGTTCATAATCcaccaaaattcaaaaaaatcgGAGTTAGTGAATATTATAAAGGATTTTTTACCCGTGAGCTTGTTGGGAAATCATATGTGGACACCATGAGAATCACCAATGAAGATAATCTAAAGAATTAATTCGTATTTGTATGAATGGTAAGTAAATCCTTTGATTATGAAAGGATTAATATATTAACATATGTATAAAGATTTAGCTATctcaatttgaatatatatctGAATTCTTACTAAGATGTTGTATTAAGATTTTACAACTAAAAATTAAGACTGTTTGTACTTTTAAACATTtgaatatgtaaaaaattatatgatgaTTGTGGATGTCGATTGAGGATGATGCATCTTATTTAATAATTActagttaaattattttccgaagtttcaataaatatatgacgattttttctccaaaatacTTTTAAGTGCGAATTACCAAAGCTTTTcgttgaagaaaaaagaaaaataactaaaGCTAAGAGGTAGCTAATTTTATGCTTTCTAAAATTTATTACGCAATCAAATACATAAGGAGATAAGATAATACAGTATTCATGTTGTTTTCTCCAGCACTAATCTACAAATTACCTGTCATCATTATAGTTTCTAAAATTAGAAAGCAAAAGAAAGTTGCACGTCATTTAAGTTCATGAAtgagatttctatttttttttgtttcccacaCGCTGTTTAaagcccacattggagctccgaaATTTCTATTCATAATAGCCATTTTCGAAGTTTCACATCAAGAATTCAAGATAGTATCAAGACCTTTATGTCCAGACTCTTGATCAGGGGAGGAGCTAGCATGTCTTTAGGGGTTCATTCGAACCCCCTTCAgcggaaaatattactatatatacatggttaaaattattttttagatgtaTATAATAGATGTTGAACCCCCTTCGACTAGTTCGTATGTTTACTCCTTcggattttgaacccccttattgaaaatcctggctccgccactgctcTTGATCACAGTGGGGGATCCACATAGAGTCTTCCGGATGCTCGAACAACCCTTAACCTTATctcgaaatatatatatatatgtgtgtgtgtgtgtgtacaAATTAAGAAGGATTTATATAAACTTAACACAGAGCACTCAATGAACAAATGGTCTAATTAGTCCATTAGCTCCTAGTACTTAAGGCTCTTGTAGTGTTGTTGATCCTGAGTTTGAATCTCACCGTGAACatgtcttttttatatttttgactccACTTTCAGAGCACCATAACCATAAAATTCTAGATCCGCCACAGAttgatcaaataaaatattccaTTGATTCACAGCCAAAAAGTGCAGTCATCACATATAGATGACTTGTGTTTTCAGTAGTAACGTACTAGCTTATCGGCATAACATtatttgattgtggtggaaaaTTAGGCCCTGTACTATACATAACATGGTCCCTGTGGCAAATGATTTTCCAAAAATACTTTGTCCAAAATTAGGCCTTGTACTATACATAACATGGTCCCTGTGGCaaataattttccaaaaatactTTGTCCAAAATTAGGCCTTGTACTATACATaacatggtatatatatatgattggaatttcaaaattattaagtcaatatctaattttatgtttaattaaaaaatttaaactttatatatacatatactaaaaaaaaatacctcAAATATATCATATGATTTTTTAACGAGTGG
The Solanum stenotomum isolate F172 chromosome 12, ASM1918654v1, whole genome shotgun sequence DNA segment above includes these coding regions:
- the LOC125848119 gene encoding protein SRG1-like, coding for MGEIEVKYMKVPSVQELAKKKLVTIPSRYVRDYQDRSIATSNYKQVPVIDMQRLINSNDHDSMNLEQNKLHFAAKDWGFFQVLNHGVGCSVVEKMKHETQKFFDLPLEEKKKFEQPSGDTDGFGQLFVVSDEQKLDWADLFYLKTAPTYLRKPIFSKLYLSLRETIEEYTDEIKTLSMKVLEMLGKALGIDEKEVKSLFEEGMQSMKMNYYPLCPQPDKVMGLTPHSDTTGLTILLQVNETQGLQIRKDGIWIPIEPIPNAFIVNVGDAFEIFSNGIYKSIEHRSVVSSKKERISVATFQSPRLDGILGPSSSLATVHNPPKFKKIGVSEYYKGFFTRELVGKSYVDTMRITNEDNLKN